Within Lolium rigidum isolate FL_2022 chromosome 5, APGP_CSIRO_Lrig_0.1, whole genome shotgun sequence, the genomic segment CATTGAAAAGAAGGGATTTCGGGTAGCATGACCCTTTGCCTTGCAGGTACTGGAAGCCTTTGCAGGTGCAGTCACTAATGCAACTATCCATACAAGCCTCCAATGAGACTCCCAGAAGACGCTTCTGATCAGATCCCCAGAAATCAGTGTGGGGGAGCTTCACGAACTGCACAGGTTCCTGATCACCACAAGTTAATTTGAAAGTAGCCGTGCAGCCTTCAGTCCAGTTACCTGGGTTGGTCATCACGTAACCTGGTGGGCATGAGCACGTAGGTTTAGGCGAGTAATGGCAGATTCCATTCTGACCGCATATGCCATGGATGGCGCAAGGCTGGGATATAGCTACCATTGAAACTGACCACACCCCATCTGAGTCATCCAGGCTGTACATCCGGAAATTACCATCAGGGTCGAGAGTAAGCCTTCTCTTGGTCCCCGGCACCGCTGCATCAGAGGCCTTAAGTAGTAGTCCATCAGCAAAATCACTAGATGAAAGGACTCCATTGTTGCCTAAACTCCCCAATCTAGTACTGTTATACCGGCTTCTGCTATTGTCGAAGACGCTAATATCAGGGTTTGGCCAGTATATATCCGAGACATCAGGAACACTGTATATGAGTGACAGCATCGATATATCATTGAAACGGAAGATGTAGTTACCAGGAGCATGGGACTGGGTCGTCGGGACCAACTGTGTCGCAGCGGTGATGCGCTGGGACGGCAGGAGAGTGTCTGTCGGTGAATCAAAACTCTGCCATACTATGCCGCCGCTGGTGTTCTTCACAACGAGATTCCCGGTGTCCAGCAGCTGAGCATGCTGAACATTTGTGAGGTAATCAGCAGCTTGCCACACCAGGGTGTCGTCGTAGTCTCTGAGCACCATGTTGCCGTCCTTGCGCAATGTCAGGGCCGCCCTCCTGGAGTGGACGGGGCGGTCGCGGTTCGCGCTCCAGACAACGGTCTTGTTGGCTGCCCTGGAGTACCATACTGAGAACGTGAAGGCGTTCTCGTAGATGCTGTAGAAGCCGCAGGAGAAGGTGCCGTCCGGTGACTGAAGGATGTCACTGTGGTAGGCTTCCACGGCAAGGGAGGATCCCAGCTGCAGAATGTCCCGACTCGCGGCGCATGAGACTAGCGCGAGAAAGGAGAGGAGGGAGACGGTGGCAAGGTTTGGTGGTAGAGCTGGAGCCATGGTTTCAGAGATGGCAGCACCGGATGGTGACTGAAACAAGTATCTATTTCTGGTGCTTGTGTGTCTCAATCCTGAAAAAGGGGGAAACCACTCCAGGTCGATAGCAGAATGCTACAGGGTCTCAACTTCTTAAGGATCTAAAAGTAGCTCCAGAGCTGTAATCATGCATGCCAGTGCATTGCCTCACATGCAGTCGAAGACTCAAAGTCAGCCTTTTTCCCTCACCTAAGCTCCAGAAAAGTCCTGGTAGAGGGTGGCACATTTGACCAGATAATCAGAACGCTATGCCAGCATTAAAACTAGTATTACCTAAAGATGGGGTCGCTCGTACCCATTACATCTATTTGATTGATGCTTCGAGGACGACTTCTCTGCATTTGAAAATTCAACGAAATTGAGCATGCATCAGGCCAAGATAGTCACCTTCAGGGAACCAACAATGCCCATTATCTAACCCCACAGCTAGTATAATCTGCAGCTTCCAGAAATGTAGTCAGTTCGATACCACGTTGGGGTCCAACATGCCCACCACTCCACCAGAGTGCTGAATTTGGTTTATccatattgggtaaaaaaactTATCTGCATCTAAACCAATATAATGAGTTGCTGGCACATATTGTTAAGATGCTTACCAATAAACTGGAGTTGGGGAAGAGCAATCGTGGACTCGTGACTTTATGGGGTCGGTcaattcttttcttttttttgagaaaGGGTCGGTCAATTCAACTGCACACAAGCAAGAAGGTTGATCACGTTGGTTATGTCATGCTTAGGGGATGAGGATTGAGGACAGGACAGGAGTAGATCACCAACTATATCAAATTCATTGTATACTTCCTCTATCGGGTTGCTGAAGCATACAGTTTCCATTAGAATATTTGGAACAGCTCATGATGAGAGACACACCAACAACAAGGTAGGAGAGAAAGTGAGGGACTTTGATCTTCTCAGTCAATTCATCGAGCAGGGCGCGTGCAGGATGGCCGAAGCGAGCTCCATCCACCTCCGTGTCGATCGGTGGTTGGGGGCAGTCTTGTATCTGGTAACGGCAGGCGCGAGCGACGTGACGGTGGTCGGTCAGGCCGGCCGGCGGGAGGGAAGGATGTTTCGAACTCCATGAGCAGGAGGGGCCGTTGGATTGAGGTGGAAACAGTCTAGTTGATGAAAGCCTTCCAATCATCGTATTTGCTTTGAACATAGCTTGGTTAATTTTCGTCTCAGCAGGGAAAATTCGTTAACTATTCTCTCTTCCTTCTGCAGCAAGCAACAGTAAGTGATCGAGCAGCTCTTTCTCTCTGATTGTCATGTGATCAAAGGGAGATGTATCTCCTGTCAGTCCCAGTGGATCTTACAGAGTGATTGAAGTTCCACAGGTTGCTGATATTCTCCAGCCAGTGAGTATTATTCCATTGCAGGTTCGTCCaaactgtatttttttttctcgaaCCCCAAAACCTACTCGAGCACCATCCCATTTTTGTCGGAATTTCGTTACTGAAGAATGTCTGTTATTTGATTATTTCTACTACAGTTGCTCGCATACCATCAAACTGTTCTTCGTGGATCCGATGTCGACCAACCAAGGAACCTAGCGAAGAGCGTGACCACACAGAAGTATTTACATATCCTTCTCGAAGTGAAGAAGAGAAATACTCACATGTTTGTATCAGGGTTCTGTTATAGAGGGCAGGTTGGCCAGCTGTTGTCTTAGTATTGTTCCGGTAGCCCTGAGCTTCGCAATAGCATAATtattgtactacctctgtccataaaaggatgtcttagatttttaaaaaattagatgtacatagacactatttagtgtatagatacatccaaatttagaccaatataagacatccttttatggacagagggagGTTAGCATCAGTCTCTTGATCAGCTCACTGAAAATGTATGAATGTTACTGCAAAAGGAAAGCATGACACCTTTTATGTGCCTGCTTTCGTGGCCTATTGTATGGCTCAAAGAAATTCTGTAACAATTAAGTTGAACAAGGACTTCACTGGTATTTACAACCATATGAGTGAGAAGACTTCTCGTTTCAGTTCAAAGCACATAAGCTGGCCAAGGACTGACTGAAATTCATAGGAAGTATCTCGTAGATGTGCCACTGGAATTAAAGCTACAAACCTATTCCTCATTGATGATACCATTAGCCAGTTAATCATTTTCAGGGGTTCCCAGTTTGGATTCTATATATCCAACCGAGGATCTTCACTACATCAAAATAAAACTGACATAGATAACTGGCTTCCCTATATGTTTAGCAAGATCATACATGCAGGCAAATATACAAAATATAGTTGTTATCTACCATTCTACCTGAGCTCTGTTCTTCACCAAGTGTGTAGGCAGCTAGCCAAAAAGGGCGCCTTCTGGCAAAGTGGTTTGGCTTCTCCGGGCGTCTGTGGTGATAGCACACTAGATTCTGTTGACACCCTTCAGCATTTTCTTTTGCCTCGATAACTTCTAGGACTACTTATCTAAAAAATATGAATCCTGTAGACCTGAAAATAAATGTGAATACATGGCTGTCACTGAGCTAATACAAAATTAGAGCACTGTTTTTTTAGAAGAAAGTAGAGCACTGCTACATATCATGTCTGATTTCTGTACGACGTTATACATGGGCCTTAGATGTATCAGGCCAAATCAAAGGAGTCCGCTGGATATTGCATCGGGATCATATGCATAGTCCTTCCGCCAAAAGTATATACCCTCCCCCAGCAACAGAAAAATCACATGATTTATGGTTCGCATTAAACTAAATTGAACATCACTGACAATGAGGAAAGATGAGAAGAGAGTAAGTAGAGACAAACAAAAACATCACACAGATGAGTAGATAAGCATTAACTGTTTTTTAGCAATGTTATTTAAAAATTAGGTCAAACTTTAGCATTTACAGGATATTTATAAACTTGAAATTACAATGACAAACATGATCTTTGTTTACCACCGGACTATTCAGATGAAGAAACAAACCAAGACCAATTGTATCCAATGTTCAAATGCATGGTAATGACAACTTGTTGAAAGCATTTTTACATCCTATACCATGCACACAAATACTACTCTTACCCTATTTACACATTCCACGAACAGCTGTAGTCCTAGCACTAATCACTAGCTTCATCAAACGAGAGGAGAGTCTGGACAACAGATTCCATGGTCGGTCTCTTGTTTCTATCTTCTTGCAAGCAAGAAATTGCCAACTTGATCACCGTTCTTGCTTGCAGATAGTTAAACTGTCCACTCAATTCCTGGTCAACAAATTCACACACCCATGATTCTTCATGCCCCTCCAGTTTATCAGCAAGAACACTGACAAGCTGCCGGAGCATGCTGTGCACGTCTGAACCGACAGCCAGCTCCGAAACTCTTGCCCCAGATAAAAGCTCAAGCAGCACAATTCCATAGCTGTACACATCAACTTTCGCTGTGATTGGGAGGCCAGAAACCCACTCGGGAGCTATGTAACCTACCGTTCCTCGCACCTGCGACATGTTCTGACTGGATCCAGCTCTGTTTAGCAACTTCACCAACCCAAAGTCAGTGATCTTAGGCTCAAAGTCTGTGTCCAGCAGTATGTTCTCAGGTTTCACATCACAGTGGATGACCCATTCTAAGCACTCATGGTGAAGATAGGCCAATCCTTTGGCCACACCTAATGCAATAGTAAACCTTTGCTTCCAGTCCAGGACGAAAGTTTTTTGTTCTCTGAACAAAATGTTTGCCAGGGATCCGTTCTCCACATACTCACAAACCAACAGCCTGTGTGACCCTTCTGAGCAAAACCCCCATATTCTCGCAAGATTCATGTGGTTAATCCTGCCAATGATGCTCAGCTCAGCTTGAAACTCTTCCTTGCCTCGACTTATATTTTTAAGCTTCTTCACAGCCACTGGCCTTTCATCTTCTAGTACACCTTTATACACAGCGCCTGATCTTCCCCTTCCTAGCTCAACTCTGAACTCTCTTGTTGCCTTCGCGAGCTCTCTGTAACTGTATCTTCGAAAATGGCTAGTCATCACCTTGTAACCTTCCTCGGCTGCCCACACCTCTGATGGCCCCATCTCTCTTCTAAAGACAAAGAACCATGCAAATGCTATGAAGGAAACCTCAATAACAAAAATTGCAACTATGAAACTGAAGAAGTAGATCCACTTTGGTTCTCCATCAGTGGTTTCTTTTACATCCGGAAATGGGTGTCTGACTCCTCGGCTCATCTGGTCGCAGTGCAGAGTAGGCGGTGCCGGATCCAACACATTGGACTGAGGAATAGGTGTATCTGATACATTGAACCTGGCAGGAAGCTTGAGATAGATTGCTCGCACCATAGGTGTTGCACAACTCATTCCATTGAAAAGAAGGGATTTCGGGTAGCATGACCCTTTGCCTTGCAGGTACTGGAAGCCTTTGCAGGTGCAGTCACTAATGCAACTGTCCATACAAGCCTCCAAGGAGACTCCCAGAAGACGCTTCTGATCAGATCCCCAGAAATCCGTGTGGGGGAGCTTCACGAACTGCACAGGTTCCTGATCACCACAAGTTAATTTGAAAGTAGCCGTGCAGCCTTCAGTCCAGTTACCTGGGTTGGTCATCACGTAACCTGGTGGGCATGAGCACGTAGGTTTAGGCGAGTAATGGCAGATTCCATTCTGACCACATATGCCATGGATGGCGCAAGGCTGGGATATTGCTACCATTGAAACTGACCACATCCCATCTGAGTCATCTAGGCTGTACATCCGGAAATTACCATCAGGGTCGAGAGTTAGCCTTCTCTTGGTCCCCGGCACCGCTGCATCAGAGGCCTTAAGTAGTAGTCCATCAGCAAAATCACTAGATGAAAGGACTCCATTGTTGCCTAAACTCCCCAATCTAGTACTGTTATACCGGCTTCTGTTATTGTCGAAGACGCTGATATCAGGGTTTGGCCAGTATATATCCGAGACATCAGGAACATTGTATATGAGTGACAGCATCGATATATCATTGAAACGGAAGATGTAGTTACCAGGAGAACGCGACTGGGTCGTCGGGACCAACTGTGTCGCAGCGGTGATGCGCTGGGACGGCAGGAGCGTGTCTGTCGGTGAATCGAAACTCTGCCATACTATGCTGCCGCTGGTGTTCTTCAGGACGAGATTCCCGGTGTCCAGCAGCTCAGCATGCTGAACATTTCTGAGGTAATCAGCAGCTTGCCACACCACGGTGTCGTCGTAGTCTCTGAGCACCATGTTGCCGTCCTTGCGCAATGTCAGGGCCGCCCTCCTGGCGTGGACGGGGCGGTCGCGGTTCGCGCTCCAGACAACAGTCTTGTTGGCTGCCCTGGAGTACCATACTGAGAACGTGAAGGCATAGTCATAGATGCTGTAGAAGCCGCAGGAGAAGGTGCCGTCCGGTGACTGCAGGATGTCACTCTGGTAGGCCTCGACAGCAAGGGAAGATCCCAGTTGCAGAATGTCCCGACTCGCCGCACTCGAGACTAGCGCGAGAAAGGTGAGGAAGGAGACGGTGGCAAGGTGTGTTGGAGGAGCAGGAACCATGGTTTCGGAGATGGCAGCACCGGCTGATGACCGAAACAAGCATCTATTTCCGGTGCTTGTCTGTCTCAATAAGAATGCTACGGGGTTTCAACTTCTTAAAGAACTGAAAATGGTTCCAGGGACCAGTGCTGTAAGCCTGTAATCATGCAAGTGCATTGCCTCATAGGCAGTCAAAGACTCAAAGTCAGCCTTTTACGCCCACCTGAGCTCCAGAAAGTCCTGGTAGAGGTGACACACTTTGATCAGATAATCAGAACGCTATGCCAGCAATTAAGACTAGTAATAATAAAGGTGGGGCCTCTTGTATCCACTACAGCAATCTGATTGATGCTTCTGACTTTTGTGCGTTTGAACATTCAAAGGAATTGACCATGGATCAGGACAGTATGGTCAAACTGCTGATGCCGACGCTCTAACCCACATGGAACCTGCAGCATCCAGAAAAGGAGGCGGTTTCACGGGTACCACGTTGGGGGTCCAGCATGCTCAACATAGTGCTTAATTTGGTTTATCAATATTCAGTACACAGGAACTGATGTGCAGCTAAACTGATATAATGAGTTTCTGGCATGTTGCTAAGATGATTGCCAATAAACTGGACGAGGAAGGAAGACCAATCGTGGATTCCTGAATTTATGGGGTTGTTCAATTCAAGTGCACGCAAGCAAGAAGGTTGATCACGTTGGTTATGTCATGCCTAGAGGAGGAGGGCATGAGCAAATCATCGACCGTCAAATTCATTGTACAGTTCCTCTATTCGGTTGCTGTAGCATACATTGTCCATTAGGCTATTTGAAACAGTTCGTGATGAGAGACAGTCCAACAACAAATGTAGGAGAGGAAGTTAGGGACTTTGACCTTCGTGCTCAATTCATCGAGCAGGGCGCGTGCACGATGGCCGAACCGAGCTCCATCCGCCTCCGTGTCGCCGCGCCATCACGTCAGAGAGACGGAGGAAGAGAGAGACCATGGCTCGGCGGTTGGGGACAGTCATGTGTATCCGGTAAGGGCGAGAGCGATGTGACGGTGGTCAgtcaggccggccggccggcggtgtGAAGCGAGGAGATGTTTCGAACTCCATAAGAGCATGTCGACCCCCTAAAACGGCCAACTCCATAAAATAATCGTTAAAATACAGGCCCGTAAAACAGTTTTTTACAGTTTCGGCTAGGGATGGCTTctggccccctacttgtgcggagcGGGAGAGGAAATACAAGGCAAACCCCTATCCCATTTCAGCTAGGACGCGGACATTTCAGAATTACACCCGTTTTCCCCGCGCCTCTGGCGCCGCCGCTGGAAACAGATTATTCCGTAGATTCTGTTTtagggtggggatacggggtctgctagttcggacgagttttcggccggtggaaagtgaatacagggccctttaCTCGCGTTTAACGGGGCAGAAAAATAGAGGGtccgttagacatgctctaagcagTTGATCTCGCCAGCGACGCCTCTCACaggatctccaacggggcgacagcgtccgtttgcgtccacGAGACCGAAAATGCGCCTAGGTCCTCTTCCAGCGGGCGACACAAAAAGACCAGACCGTCCGCGGTGACgtaaacctgacccaaatatgcgtcaggtttgcgtctcagcGGACGCTTCGCGATCACGCCGATGTAgaacccgcgcgtcagtggcagggagACCGATAACATTCTCGCTAGTGGCTATTCCTCgcgcgaaaaatcaaagtagaccggcgccagcagtccagaagcgatggatgtcctcgccgccgcatgcaccaccatggattccgaggtaaccctcgcacccgccgccgccccagactcccccatagccacgaccatagccacaatgaaggccgcagctccggcggaagcaaagcgggccgccaccagTGGCCGGGACGCTAAGCCGGAGGCGGTAAAGAAGGTGAtgtccaaggaggagaaaggcgTCGAGGCCGGCGCAGGAACCAgaaggagaggaatgcagcggACGCTGCCCTGCAGGCCAGTCAGCGAGCGTGGCAGATGCAGCTGAAAGCCGGCGGCGCGCAAGTAGGCCTCCATCCGAGCTTAGCGGAggcctacatgctcgtcaagtgAGAGGGGATCATCGGCGTCGCTCCTCcagcctcgtcggtgagctcggtaagttcccagctgcgccctAGAAATCCCGCTCCCTTGCGTCGCGGTTCACCTCCGGCGTGGCGCCGGTGCAGTTCAACGGGGcgccggttcccgacctcaaccggatgTCGAGAAGCGGTGACTCGTGCCCGGGCGCGATACAcaagacgcgccaggtgccggaggagagcatgccggtgCCCCACAGCCTGTTTGAGGAAATGGCACCATCTGCCCGACGATGGACAACCCGGTACGTAAGTTCTCTCACTGTGTACGACTACCGTGTGTCATGCGTCTGACGTCCGGTGATTCGTAGGCCTATTGGAAGGACCGGCATGACAAAGACATCGAGGCCATGATCTACGGCAGCGGCTTCGTTGGCGACGCCGGGGCCAGGATAGGGCCGCATGATGAGTGGGCAccaacgcaagatgcggaggacatcgatgCCGCACGGCTGTTCTCCACCCAacccacgcagccaacacccgtgtgtGTCAACGACTATGAGGACGCGCCAACAGGGCATGTCCTCATCACGGACAATCTagcaagaagaagggggagagccacaTGACACAAGGATTGAAcgacgacgaggacaagtgtttgtgcgaGCGTGGCTAACGACAAGCCATGACTGTATTAATGGCgcccagcaaaagggcaaggtgtacTAGGCCAAGGTCATGCAGGAGTATAATGAGAGAAAGCTTCACGACCCCTACGAGATGCtggtacgtctcaaacgtatctataatttcttatgttccatgctacttttatgatgatactcacatgttttatacacattatatgtcattattatgcattttccggcactaacctattgacgagatgccgaagagccgattcgttgttctactgctgtttttggtttcgaaatcctagtaaggaaatattctcggaattggacgaaatcaacgcccggggtcctatttttccatgaagcttccggaagaccgaagaggatacgaagtggggccacgaggtggccggacaccgggcggcgcggcccaagccccggccgcgccggcctgttgtgtgggcccctcgtgtggccccccgacctgcccttccgcctacttaaagtcttcgtcgcgaaacccccggcaccgagagccacgatacggaaaaccttacgcagacgccgccgccgccaatcccatctcgggggattcaggagatcgcctccggcaccctcgccgggagaggggaatcatctcccggaggtctcttcatcgccatgatcgcctccggatcgatgtgtgagtagtccccccctggactatgggtccatagcagtagctagatggttgtcttctcctcattgtgctatcatgttagatcttgtgagctgcctatcatgatcaagatcatctatttgtaatccttcatgttgtgtttgttgggatccgatgaatattgaatactatgtcaagttgattatcaatctatcatatatgttatttatgttcttgcatgctctccgttgctagtagaggctctggccaagttgatatttgtgactccaagagggagtatttatgctcgatagtgggttcatgcctccattaaatctgagacgagtgatgtaaagttctaaggttgtggatgtgcttgttgccactagggataaaacatcgatgctttgtctaaggatatttgtgttgattacattacgcaccataattaatgcaattgtctcgttgtttgcaacttaatatcggaaggggttcggatgataacctcgaaggtggactttttaggcatagatgcatgctcggatagcggtctatgtactttgtcgtaatgccccgattgaatctcatagtactcatcatgatatatgtatgtgcattgttatgccttctttatttgtcaattgcccaaccgtaatttgttcacccaacatctgtttatcttatgggagagacaccactagtaactgtgg encodes:
- the LOC124654700 gene encoding putative receptor protein kinase ZmPK1 is translated as MVPAPPTHLATVSFLTFLALVSSAASRDILQLGSSLAVEAYQSDILQSPDGTFSCGFYSIYDYAFTFSVWYSRAANKTVVWSANRDRPVHARRAALTLRKDGNMVLRDYDDTVVWQAADYLRNVQHAELLDTGNLVLKNTSGSIVWQSFDSPTDTLLPSQRITAATQLVPTTQSRSPGNYIFRFNDISMLSLIYNVPDVSDIYWPNPDISVFDNNRSRYNSTRLGSLGNNGVLSSSDFADGLLLKASDAAVPGTKRRLTLDPDGNFRMYSLDDSDGMWSVSMVAISQPCAIHGICGQNGICHYSPKPTCSCPPGYVMTNPGNWTEGCTATFKLTCGDQEPVQFVKLPHTDFWGSDQKRLLGVSLEACMDSCISDCTCKGFQYLQGKGSCYPKSLLFNGMSCATPMVRAIYLKLPARFNVSDTPIPQSNVLDPAPPTLHCDQMSRGVRHPFPDVKETTDGEPKWIYFFSFIVAIFVIEVSFIAFAWFFVFRREMGPSEVWAAEEGYKVMTSHFRRYSYRELAKATREFRVELGRGRSGAVYKGVLEDERPVAVKKLKNISRGKEEFQAELSIIGRINHMNLARIWGFCSEGSHRLLVCEYVENGSLANILFREQKTFVLDWKQRFTIALGVAKGLAYLHHECLEWVIHCDVKPENILLDTDFEPKITDFGLVKLLNRAGSSQNMSQVRGTVGYIAPEWVSGLPITAKVDVYSYGIVLLELLSGARVSELAVGSDVHSMLRQLVSVLADKLEGHEESWVCEFVDQELSGQFNYLQARTVIKLAISCLQEDRNKRPTMESVVQTLLSFDEASD